Proteins encoded by one window of Lathyrus oleraceus cultivar Zhongwan6 chromosome 1, CAAS_Psat_ZW6_1.0, whole genome shotgun sequence:
- the LOC127099608 gene encoding uncharacterized protein LOC127099608, whose protein sequence is MDSLEQSHIALRGDVDSMKNQLDQLVEAMIVLAKREDNIQQTAVIENVIPAPVNGPTQPQLVRTPIDNSIVQERHVVQDSSRHDDVEYHSFAFSVPDSHGTSPVVNAEQPQDDEIAKICCVLEKRLKAIEGQDTLELNALDMCLVPGLVILAQFKAPELEKYEGDGCPKHHLVMFCRKMTSHAHNDKLMIHCFQDRLTGASLSWYVKLERNHVQSWLDLANAFLKQYK, encoded by the coding sequence ATGGATTCATTGGAGCAAAGTCACATTGCATTAAGAGGAGATGTTGACTCAATGAAAAACCAGTTAGACCAACTTGTGGAAGCTATGATAGTTTTAGCAAAGAGGGAGGACAACATTCAGCAGACTGCAGTCATAGAGAATGTTATTCCAGCTCCGGTAAATGGTCCTACCCAACCTCAGCTTGTGCGAACCCCAATTGATAACTCTATTGTACAAGAACGTCATGTTGTTCAAGATTCCTCACGTCATGATGATGTTGAGTATCACAGTTTTGCATTCTCCGTGCCAGATTCCCATGGAACAAGCCCAGTGGTTAATGCTGAACaaccacaagatgatgagattgctaAAATATGTTGCgtgctagagaaaagactcaaggCCATAGAAGGACAAGATACTCTTGAACTGAATGCTTtagacatgtgtttggtacctggcCTGGTTATACTCGCACAATTCAAAGCACCAGAATTGGAGAAGTACGAAGGGGATGGctgtccaaagcaccatttggtgatgttttgtcGAAAAATGACCTCTCATGCCCACAATGATAAGTTGATGATTCACTGTTTCCAAGACAGATTGACTGGGGCATCATTAAGTTGGTACGTGAAGTTAGAAAGGAATCATGTTCAATCATGGTTGGACCTAGCTAACGCATTCTTGAAGCAATACAAATAA